The Spirosoma oryzicola genome window below encodes:
- a CDS encoding endo-1,4-beta-xylanase yields the protein MKKLIPYSLIALSVAFVAPEKGLKDYYKNYFPIGVAVNPRMIQPGPDAELIKAQFNSMTPENAMKMGPIHPEEDRYNWKDADAIAEFAQQNNIKLRGHTLCWHNQTPRWLFTDAEGKTVSRDVLLARLKKHISDVMGHYKGKLYAWDVVNEAVPDTGTSIYRKSKFYEIIGEDYIEKAFQYAHEADPSAQLFYNDYNTENATKREKIYQLLKKLKAKGIPVNGVGLQAHWSIYEPTKQELEESINKFASLGLKIQFTEVDVSVYPKEHERRERRDTDKSEYTPEMVDKQAAHYKMLFEVFRKHRDKITGVTFWNLTDKYSWLDNFPVPGRKDYPLLFDQNGKPKKAYESVVKF from the coding sequence ATGAAAAAGCTGATACCGTATTCCCTTATAGCCTTGTCGGTCGCGTTCGTTGCGCCGGAGAAAGGGCTGAAAGATTATTACAAGAATTACTTTCCGATTGGCGTGGCCGTCAACCCGCGCATGATCCAGCCGGGACCGGACGCAGAGTTGATCAAAGCCCAATTCAACAGCATGACGCCCGAAAACGCCATGAAAATGGGGCCGATTCACCCGGAGGAGGACCGCTACAACTGGAAAGATGCTGATGCTATTGCCGAGTTTGCCCAGCAGAACAACATCAAACTGCGGGGGCATACGCTTTGTTGGCATAACCAGACGCCCCGCTGGCTTTTCACCGATGCCGAGGGCAAAACCGTGAGCCGGGATGTGTTGCTGGCGCGTCTGAAAAAACACATTTCCGACGTCATGGGACACTACAAAGGCAAGCTTTACGCCTGGGATGTAGTTAACGAAGCGGTTCCCGACACCGGAACGAGCATTTACCGGAAATCGAAATTTTACGAAATCATTGGGGAAGATTACATCGAAAAAGCGTTTCAGTATGCCCACGAAGCGGACCCGTCAGCGCAGTTGTTTTACAACGACTACAACACCGAAAATGCGACTAAGCGGGAGAAGATTTACCAGTTGCTCAAGAAGCTGAAGGCAAAGGGCATACCTGTCAACGGGGTGGGTTTACAGGCCCACTGGTCCATTTACGAACCGACGAAGCAGGAACTGGAAGAATCTATCAACAAGTTTGCGAGCCTAGGGCTGAAAATTCAGTTTACGGAGGTCGATGTTTCGGTCTATCCCAAAGAGCACGAGCGCCGGGAGCGTCGCGATACGGATAAAAGCGAGTACACGCCGGAAATGGTCGATAAGCAGGCGGCTCATTACAAGATGCTGTTCGAGGTATTCCGCAAGCACCGCGACAAAATCACTGGCGTCACGTTCTGGAACCTGACTGATAAATATTCCTGGCTGGACAACTTCCCGGTGCCGGGCCGCAAGGACTATCCATTGCTGTTCGATCAGAATGGCAAGCCGAAGAAAGCTTACGAAAGCGTCGTGAAATTTTAA
- a CDS encoding serine hydrolase domain-containing protein has translation MKAWFWLALLASTYCFGQKLDPRQKAVEEGLTTYIPVVGQTKWTIRERMSAYKIPGVSIAVVHQGKLAWAKGYGWADTLRRIPVTPETLFSAGSISKPVAALAALQLVEQGKLALDTPINRYLTSWQIAENEFTQQRPVTLRHLLSHTAGATQHGFWGIQPEDPFPTVVQIVNGDSIAQSRRVDINFLPGSQWRYSGGGVMIAQLAVMDQTKKPYADFVRQTVFTRLGMTHSTFEQPLPARYKDQAACRQNWFKGKPYVYPQQAAAGLYTTPTDLAKLLIELQRAYQGKSTILSQSIARAMLQPQSYNIFGHSGYSVDRMALDSTDMGLGFFLTQRTDGQSDQYFFHSGQNAGYVSMFIGSVHEGNGVVVMVNENDGTGIINEIVRSVAQVYQWPNVLLKAIEPLPVESNQLAEYEGVYKRNDELIHLTQQGNHLVQKGSTWTMGIDAYPVGSDTIRFTDYVTTGVFLRDTHGKIKACQGVLNGQVIWEMAKVTP, from the coding sequence ATGAAAGCATGGTTTTGGCTTGCGCTGCTGGCAAGCACTTATTGTTTTGGGCAAAAGCTTGATCCCCGGCAAAAGGCCGTCGAAGAAGGACTCACCACTTACATTCCAGTTGTCGGCCAAACGAAGTGGACGATTCGCGAGCGCATGTCTGCTTACAAAATTCCGGGTGTTAGTATCGCTGTCGTTCATCAAGGTAAGCTAGCCTGGGCTAAGGGGTATGGATGGGCCGACACGCTTCGTCGGATTCCGGTAACTCCGGAAACGCTTTTTTCGGCGGGGTCGATCAGTAAACCAGTTGCTGCCCTGGCAGCTTTACAATTAGTTGAGCAAGGCAAGCTAGCTTTGGACACACCCATCAATCGCTACTTAACCTCTTGGCAAATAGCGGAAAATGAGTTTACCCAGCAACGGCCTGTGACACTTCGCCACCTATTGAGCCACACCGCTGGGGCAACGCAGCACGGTTTTTGGGGAATTCAACCTGAAGACCCTTTTCCAACTGTAGTTCAAATTGTCAATGGCGATTCGATTGCGCAGTCCCGGCGCGTTGACATCAACTTTCTGCCCGGAAGTCAGTGGCGCTATTCGGGAGGGGGTGTGATGATTGCCCAATTGGCCGTTATGGATCAGACCAAAAAGCCTTACGCCGACTTTGTGCGTCAAACCGTATTTACTCGGTTAGGGATGACGCATAGCACGTTTGAACAACCATTACCGGCTCGCTATAAAGATCAGGCTGCCTGCCGACAAAATTGGTTCAAAGGAAAACCATACGTCTACCCACAACAAGCCGCTGCGGGTTTATACACTACCCCAACGGACCTGGCCAAACTCCTGATTGAGCTTCAGCGTGCTTATCAGGGAAAATCAACGATTCTTTCTCAATCGATAGCCCGAGCCATGCTGCAACCCCAATCCTACAATATTTTTGGCCATTCGGGGTACAGTGTAGATCGGATGGCATTGGACAGCACGGATATGGGATTAGGCTTCTTTCTAACTCAACGTACCGATGGACAATCTGATCAATACTTTTTTCACTCAGGTCAGAACGCTGGTTACGTGAGTATGTTTATCGGCAGTGTGCATGAAGGGAACGGCGTTGTTGTTATGGTCAATGAGAACGATGGTACAGGCATCATCAACGAAATAGTTCGCAGCGTAGCCCAAGTTTATCAATGGCCAAATGTGTTACTTAAAGCAATAGAACCGCTACCCGTTGAGTCAAATCAATTAGCAGAATATGAAGGGGTCTATAAGCGGAACGATGAACTTATCCATCTGACACAGCAAGGCAACCACCTGGTACAGAAAGGCTCTACCTGGACAATGGGCATTGATGCATATCCAGTCGGCTCTGATACCATTCGCTTTACGGATTACGTGACGACAGGAGTTTTTCTACGGGACACGCACGGAAAGATCAAGGCTTGTCAAGGTGTATTGAATGGTCAAGTAATCTGGGAGATGGCAAAAGTAACTCCATAA
- a CDS encoding helix-turn-helix domain-containing protein, whose translation MNLFVDWIVLFQVFCVVQGCTTGLWLLTFRPRQPAFLWLGGLVLGLTLQVIDYGMARTGIYAQHNSWYFAPLFFSWGFGPLLYLAIRSWLKKPLRYWGWHLVPMLIQVAFFVFVSFHSLEYKTWFWKTIHKPYTRYIDYYGMCLSMFVYIGLSLSLLPIKQDQFRWYRRPLFGLASFYVVAVVDPLVNQWYLPARHPKFYLTEFVLPVITYWIALLALVRGRSKPASKVKPAIPVSESYLERIVKALEEDKLYRDPDLTLDRLAHQVGLPANTVSLTINAGLGKSLSDYLNELRVKDIKRRLHRGEAEQFSLLGIALEAGFGSKTTFNRVFREQTGRSPSAYLKEYQTTRWDDPNQ comes from the coding sequence ATGAATCTGTTTGTGGATTGGATCGTTCTTTTCCAAGTTTTTTGTGTTGTTCAAGGCTGTACTACTGGTTTGTGGCTATTGACTTTCCGGCCAAGGCAACCCGCTTTCCTTTGGCTTGGCGGGCTCGTACTAGGATTAACCTTGCAGGTCATCGATTATGGAATGGCCCGTACCGGAATCTATGCACAACACAATAGCTGGTACTTTGCCCCTTTGTTTTTCTCCTGGGGCTTTGGTCCCTTACTGTATTTAGCAATTCGATCTTGGCTCAAAAAACCACTGCGCTACTGGGGTTGGCATTTAGTCCCCATGCTAATACAAGTAGCTTTCTTTGTATTCGTCAGCTTCCATTCGCTCGAATACAAAACCTGGTTCTGGAAGACGATACACAAGCCCTATACTCGCTATATTGACTATTACGGCATGTGTTTGTCCATGTTCGTTTACATTGGGTTAAGCTTGAGTCTTTTACCAATCAAGCAAGATCAATTCCGCTGGTATCGTCGGCCCCTGTTTGGTTTGGCCAGCTTCTATGTTGTGGCTGTCGTTGATCCTCTTGTTAATCAATGGTATTTGCCAGCACGGCATCCTAAGTTTTATCTAACCGAATTTGTTTTGCCTGTTATTACTTATTGGATTGCTTTACTTGCTTTGGTACGTGGTCGGTCAAAACCGGCTAGCAAAGTAAAGCCGGCTATTCCTGTTTCAGAAAGCTACCTGGAGCGTATCGTTAAAGCCCTGGAGGAGGACAAGCTTTATCGGGACCCTGACTTGACTTTGGATCGGCTTGCCCATCAGGTAGGTCTACCTGCCAACACAGTTTCCTTAACCATCAATGCCGGACTGGGAAAATCGTTATCGGACTACTTGAATGAACTGCGTGTTAAAGATATCAAGCGCCGTTTGCACCGGGGCGAAGCAGAACAATTTAGTCTACTGGGCATCGCTTTAGAAGCCGGGTTCGGTTCGAAGACAACTTTCAACCGGGTCTTCAGGGAACAGACGGGACGATCTCCAAGTGCTTATTTAAAGGAGTACCAAACTACCCGATGGGACGATCCAAACCAATAA
- a CDS encoding glycosyltransferase family 2 protein, with protein sequence MLLPTCSVLVTTYNRPESLVLCLESLFQQSHLPTEIIVCDDGSGEATQQLIQQLQKRSPVPLLHVWQADLGFRLARVRNLGLKTATSEYIIQLDGDVILHRHYVIDHLRHAKKGFFFSGNQYHIPHDVTQLMLTNSSASVHTSLKLAKWNWRRLRCLPLQKPMLYFYHWKTHYEYVLGSNMSFWRQDLFRVNGYDEQFSGWGWEDIDLALRLMQLGCTLRFLRFGAIQYHLDHPKSSRAQEDTNRMRALQIIQEKRFACEQGLSQHTDYSDAQNFLTH encoded by the coding sequence ATGCTTCTTCCTACCTGTAGTGTATTAGTAACGACGTACAACCGTCCAGAATCGCTTGTCCTTTGTCTGGAAAGTCTATTCCAGCAAAGCCATTTACCAACGGAGATTATTGTTTGCGATGATGGTTCGGGAGAAGCAACCCAGCAGCTTATCCAACAGCTCCAGAAACGCAGTCCTGTTCCGCTACTGCATGTGTGGCAAGCTGACCTGGGGTTTCGGCTGGCCCGGGTTCGGAACTTAGGTCTAAAAACAGCAACTTCCGAATATATTATTCAGTTGGATGGCGATGTAATTCTACATCGCCATTACGTGATCGATCATTTGCGACATGCAAAAAAGGGATTCTTTTTCTCCGGCAATCAATACCACATTCCGCATGATGTAACGCAATTGATGCTTACAAATTCGTCCGCTTCTGTTCATACTTCTCTTAAGTTGGCTAAATGGAACTGGCGTCGATTGCGCTGTTTACCCCTGCAAAAGCCGATGCTGTACTTTTATCACTGGAAAACCCATTATGAATACGTGCTAGGTAGCAACATGTCTTTCTGGCGACAGGATTTATTCCGCGTGAATGGATACGACGAACAGTTTAGCGGCTGGGGTTGGGAAGACATCGATCTGGCGTTGCGGTTGATGCAGTTAGGCTGCACACTGCGCTTCCTTCGATTCGGTGCGATTCAGTACCATCTCGATCATCCCAAGTCGTCGCGCGCTCAGGAGGATACCAATAGAATGCGCGCCTTACAGATCATTCAGGAAAAAAGATTCGCTTGTGAACAGGGTCTGTCGCAGCATACAGACTATTCAGACGCGCAAAACTTCTTAACGCATTAG
- a CDS encoding class I SAM-dependent methyltransferase, producing MDKSNGYEDIAARFIQSRTKTIGTPSVQLWARTLPPKATVLDLGCGTGLPVSEVLMNEGLEVYGIDASPTLAQAFHLNFPHSPVACEAVEESLFFDRQFDAIIAWGLLFLLTVDSQQIVIRKVAKALPSGGKFLFTSPSQAVSWKDALTACESNSLGAKKYKSLLSASGLRLLEEFDDEGGNHYFSAIKI from the coding sequence ATGGACAAATCAAATGGATACGAAGACATAGCGGCTCGTTTTATCCAGAGTCGCACAAAAACCATTGGTACACCGTCAGTACAGCTCTGGGCCAGAACGCTGCCACCAAAAGCTACAGTACTGGACCTAGGCTGCGGAACGGGTCTACCTGTTTCCGAAGTGTTGATGAACGAAGGGCTGGAAGTGTATGGAATTGATGCATCGCCGACGCTGGCTCAAGCCTTTCACCTGAATTTTCCCCATTCGCCTGTTGCTTGTGAAGCTGTCGAAGAGTCTTTGTTCTTTGATCGCCAGTTTGATGCGATCATCGCCTGGGGGTTACTATTTCTTCTTACGGTTGATAGTCAACAGATTGTAATACGAAAAGTAGCGAAAGCCTTACCATCGGGTGGAAAGTTCTTGTTCACATCGCCCTCACAAGCCGTTAGTTGGAAAGATGCCCTGACGGCCTGCGAATCCAATTCGCTAGGCGCGAAAAAATACAAATCGTTATTGAGCGCTTCGGGATTACGGCTCCTTGAGGAGTTCGATGATGAGGGAGGCAACCATTACTTTAGCGCCATAAAAATTTAA